The window GGATTTTCTCAAAGGTTATGGGGTGCTGGAAGAGGAGAAGCTGGAAATAGGGGATACATGCCTGATAGAGCAAAAGAAAATGTTGAACTTTTAAAAGGATTTGCTTCTACAGACGAAGAGACAAATGAAATTATGAAGGAGGTAGCAGAAAATATAATTGAAAATGCTGTTATTTTTGCTGAAGACCTTCTAAAAGCTGCTAGAAATGCTAAAACTGAAAATGTTAGAAAAAAATATCTTAATTCAATGCAAAATCAAGAATTTATGCTTGCTTTATTACAAATATCCCTTCTTTTGTATAGTAAAGAAATTATTCATCAAGGTCATTCTATTAATCATGAGTATTTGACTGTAAGAATTCAAGGTTCAGAAGTTAATAAACATGAACTTAGTAAAATTTGGATTGAATATTCAAAAAGCCCTCAAGCTCAAGATAATTATTTAAAAGCAGTAGAAAAAACAAATCAAATATTAAATGATTTTGAAAAAGAAATTGTTTTAGATAAGGATCAGATGGATCGAATAATTGAGGAAAAACTCGTTTATAGTCTAGTTGGACCTGAAGCTCTAGAAAATTATCTCTATGGTATTATGGATAGTGTTAGAGCAAGAATAACAGGAGAAATAAGATTGATTCCTGTAACAGAAATGAACTCCATAGGTAAAATAGCAAAACTTTAAAGGAATAACTCCCATTTTTACTGGGAGTTATTTTTTATATATTCCCCTATACTCATTTCATATCTATCCTTTATCTTCCTGCTTATTCCAATGAATGTCCTCTTGGGTATTATCACACTCTTTTTAGATGCCCATTTCCCCTTTGCATACTGAAATCTTAGCTGTTTGCCGTTCTTGGCTGTGATTTTACCCCCATACTGATGAATTTTGGCATATTTTATATTTGTTCCCACCATTGCATAGTCTTCCCCGCTTTTGGGTCTTATGCTGTGCTTCAGTCTTGAGGTCTTGGTGAGAGTTTTTCCCCCACTCCTGCTTTTCTTCCAGGAGTTTCCATCAGGATCTTTCTCCTGTCGGAAGTTTTTCATGGTCTGATTTTTTATATCTATGGATATTTTTCTAAACACAGGAGAGAGGTTCCTAGCCCTCTTTTCCATGTTGTCTATTTTTATCACCAGATCCTCTATACTTATATTTTCCATATATTCACCTTCAGTTTTTTGACCTCTTTTTCTTTTCTCTCCGCCTTCTCCTGTATCCTCTCCCACAGTCTCCCCGGATTTCCTTTGAATGTACCAAGTTTGTCTATTATCTCCTAATCTCCCTTATCGCTGAGTTCCAGCCCGTCCTCCAGGAATTCCTCCTTTCTCATGGATATTACCCCCCTGATCTGCATTGATAATGGTTCCCAGGATAGATATCATTCCATATTGGGTCTGTGGCGAGGTAGATTTTCTCGTCCAGCCTCCTGCATATTTCCATAGTATCCTCGTCTCCCACCGCATCATACATGAGATAAGGGAATTCCTCCTTGGCAGACATCTGCTCCCTATATGTCCCTACATTATATCCGCCTATTATGTTGGTTCAAAATACATTCTCCAGATAATACCCCTGATCCCCAAAGCCTTCCTTTATAGCATCATCATATTTCAGCCCAAAGGGATTAAGTTCCTCCTCAAATTCCGTGATCTTTCTCTTGATGTCCACCTTGTCATGTACCCCACAAGGGCAGAAATTACAAACATCTCCTCAAGCTCAGTGAGATCCAGATCAATTTCCAGATCATCTATGGAGCTGACTCTTTTCAGCCTGCCCATTATCTGACCCGAGAGTCCCCCTTACAAAATTAGGCATTACCTCTGAGATATTTTCTTCGAATACCCTGTTTTTTTCCGCATTAATACCTCTTTTTATATCCATGTGTCTCTCTTTCCCTCCGGGCAAACTCCTTTACTTCTTTTTTTCTTATGGCTTCAATGGGAACTCCTAGATGTTCAGAGAGATATTCTTCGGTTACCACATATCCGGCCTATTGTAGTTGCCTTTTGTGTCTCTACCTGTTCCTCCTCTTTCTGGTCTTTCTCCTTCTCAAACTTTATATAGTAGTCATTGGGATCATACCCATGTACCATACTGTCCAAACCTATTATCTTCTGGAAGTTGTCCCTGGTAAATTTCAATATTTCCTCTTCCTGTTTTTCCTGTTCTATCTGTTGGAGCTTGTCCCTTGAGTAGCTCCCTGTTTTCTATCGCTACTTTCAGCAATCTGTTTACCTCCTTTACTGAGATCTCTTTGTCATAGTCAATATTATTTACTTTGTATTTTAGATCAGGTATATTGATTTTCACCAGTTCTCCGTATTCGTTGATTATAGTGACTTTTGTTCTCTGTCCATGTTCCTGATTCAAATACTTGATAAAGAATTTCAGACCCTTGAAATGTGCAGCTGCCGTCCGTACACTTACCCCCTTTTCTTTTAATAAGTATTCCCTGTATTGTTTCACCACTTCCGTATCAACATTTTCAAGCTCTCCATCATGCTAATTGAGAAATATATTCACAGAGTAGGTCAGAGATTTTATTGTGTTTTCGCTGTAATATTTTGTTTTTATATACTTGTAAAAGTTGTTCATTACTGAACTCCCTTGGATATTTGTTTCTACTATATGTTAAAAGTCATTTTTATTAAAAAAGTATGGGTAAATTAAAAAAACCAGAAAATTCTGGCTTTTTATCTTAAAAAACAACTATATAAAAGCTAAGCTTTAAAATTAAAATGATTGGGGTACACATAATTAATAATTCATTGAACCTTTTTCATAAAAATTAAATCAATTTTTAGGTACTTCTGAGAGAGACTGATCCCTTCCTCAACATTCAAAGAGCTGACTCAGCCTAAAAACCCCGCAATATATCCGAATAATTTCACACCTTCTATAGCCAACACCCCACCTGTTACCGTTGCCAATAAGTCAGCAAATTCAACTTTCCCGTGTCCTTTACTATCCCACCATTCCTTCCAGGTTCCTACTGTTGCAGCCATAATAATTCCTACTAGGTTGCTTCCGGTTAAAAGAAGAGTCACAAGGGCTACTAACGCTCCTGCAAGCAGATGTACCATCTTATCTCCTGGTATTCTCATAAATCCTCCTTGTATAATGAAATAGAACTATTTAAATACTTTAATGATTAAAATAAGTTAAACAGAATTATTATAGCTACTAGAATTATCATGTAGACAAAACAATTTAAATGCTTATAACATATTTTATACCCCTTATTAGTACGTACATACAAATAAAATATAATAATAATAAAAAAGGTAAATACCTCTTTTTTATCTTTATGATATTATTTTCTTCCACCGATTGTTATTTGTCTAATTCGAATAGCAGGTTGTCCAACATTCTATGAAATAAAAAAAGTTATCCTAAATGACACACGCACCTACATGTGCCCCTATCCACCTGTTATTTATCTTTTCCTCTCTGGATTTTTTCATACAATCTCACTCCATAAACTGTTATCATTCCAAAATAAGTATGGCATATGAAAAGTATTATTAAAATATCATTCTAATTAATTTTATACTAGGGTCCGCTTAAAAAATATCTGAGTGGGCTACTGTTGTGACGACATTTCCAAGCTTTTCTCCCTTTTCTACATACCTGTATGCCTCTAAAATATCTTCTAAGGCATATTTTCTGTCTATCACCGCCTGAAATTTTTCTTCTTCAATTAGTTTTCTGATGAGAAGTATGCTTCTCCTTATGTTTGAGGGAAAGGGAAAGACAGTTCTTTTGTTTTTAAATAAGAATTTTATAAATGGGGTGATAAAGGGCAGAAACAGATTTTGTGCCATATAGCCCAAATCTGATGAAATATAAACCCCAGCATTTCCCAGTATGGGCCTGCATTTGAAAAAAGAACTCTTACCGACGGTGTCAAAAACAAATTGGTATTTCTGATCTATTTTTGTAAAATCTTCACTGGTATAGTCTATCACCTCATCTGCCCCCAACGACTTCATCAAACCCATATTCTTTCTATTGCACACAGCAGTAACATGTGCTCCGAAATATTTCAAAAGCTGAAATGCACTTGAACCAATAGTCCCAGTAGCACCGTTTACGAGAACTCTCTGGCCAGGTTTTAGATCTACTTTGTTGATGAAATTATATGCATAATGTGCCCCCTCAATACTGACAGTAGCCTGTTGAAGACTTATATTTTTTGGTATGATAAAGGCTTTCTCTTCTGATACTTTCATATATTCTGCATGTGATTTTAACCCTTGATCATCAAAACCGAAAACTTTATCCCCCCTCTTTAAAGAAATGACATTTTTTCCAGTTTCTTCCACGATACCTGCAAACTCACTACCTGAAATTTGGATTTTCGGTCTGAATATACCTGTTGCCACTCTGGTTAAAAGTGGTATACCTCTAAGAGTTGCACAGTCTGTTCTATTTACTGAAGTGGCGTATATTTTTATCAAGACCTCGTTGTCATTGGGAATGGGCTTTTCTACCTCCTTTATCTGAAGTATATCTGGTGAACCATATTTTTTATGAACAACTGCTTTCATCTGATTCCTCCTCTTTTACACCAACATGGCAATTAAAGAATTTAATTCTTCCGATAATATTTTACTTCTTTTTCTAATTATTCCTGCAGATTTAGGCTATCTGCAGGAATACATGGTATATTAAATCAAGTTATTTTATATTTGAAATTTTGCTTCAAAAAAATTAAATG is drawn from uncultured Ilyobacter sp. and contains these coding sequences:
- a CDS encoding phage virion morphogenesis protein, with amino-acid sequence MGEDTGEGGEKRKRGQKTEGEYMENISIEDLVIKIDNMEKRARNLSPVFRKISIDIKNQTMKNFRQEKDPDGNSWKKSRSGGKTLTKTSRLKHSIRPKSGEDYAMVGTNIKYAKIHQYGGKITAKNGKQLRFQYAKGKWASKKSVIIPKRTFIGISRKIKDRYEMSIGEYIKNNSQ
- a CDS encoding NAD(P)-dependent alcohol dehydrogenase, translated to MKAVVHKKYGSPDILQIKEVEKPIPNDNEVLIKIYATSVNRTDCATLRGIPLLTRVATGIFRPKIQISGSEFAGIVEETGKNVISLKRGDKVFGFDDQGLKSHAEYMKVSEEKAFIIPKNISLQQATVSIEGAHYAYNFINKVDLKPGQRVLVNGATGTIGSSAFQLLKYFGAHVTAVCNRKNMGLMKSLGADEVIDYTSEDFTKIDQKYQFVFDTVGKSSFFKCRPILGNAGVYISSDLGYMAQNLFLPFITPFIKFLFKNKRTVFPFPSNIRRSILLIRKLIEEEKFQAVIDRKYALEDILEAYRYVEKGEKLGNVVTTVAHSDIF